A single genomic interval of Xiphophorus couchianus chromosome 2, X_couchianus-1.0, whole genome shotgun sequence harbors:
- the tigara gene encoding putative fructose-2,6-bisphosphatase TIGAR A, with translation MKALRVGLTLVRHGETEYNKAGLLQGQAVDSSLSAAGQQQAAAAGSYLRDVGFSNVFSSDMRRAQQTAEKIMQQNSSCLRLQMVCDPLLKEKSFGVAEGGRVEDLRDMARAAGEPFPDFTPPEGETPDQVKLRVQQFMEKMLQQIGAEHWPAGGADVSSAEGGPDDEIGALHAHALVVSHGAYMCVAVRYFVEELRCSAPAGCDRKRMFSLSPNAGICRFNLTVARQGARFVVSGMRCVFIHRVGGAKQDE, from the exons ATGAAGGCGCTGCGGGTCGGACTCACCCTGGTTCGGCA CGGAGAGACAGAGTACAACAAGGCAGGACTGTTACAAG GCCAGGCCGTGGACTCCTCCCTGTCAGCAGCGGGTCAGCAGCAGGCCGCGGCTGCAGGCTCTTACCTCAGAGACGTTGGCTTCAGCAACGTGTTCAGCAGCGACATGCGGCGCGCCCAGCAG ACTGCTGAGAAGATCATGCAGCAGAACAGCAGCTGTCTGCGGCTCCAGATGGTGTGTGACCCTTTGCTAAAAGAGAAA AGTTTTGGGGTCGCAGAAGGCGGACGGGTTGAGGACCTCAGAGACATGGCCAGGGCGGCGGGGGAACCGTTCCCGGATTTCACCCCTCCGGAGGGCGAGACTCCAGATCAG GTGAAGCTGCGGGTCCAGCAGTTCATGGagaaaatgctgcagcagaTCGGGGCAGAGCActggcctgcagggggcgctgatGTCTCCTCTGCTGAGGGGGGGCCTGATGACGAAATAGGGGCCCTCCACGCCCACGCGCTGGTTGTCTCCCACGGCGCCTACATGTGCGTGGCGGTGCGTTACTTCGTGGAGGAGCTGCGGTGCAGCGCCCCTGCAGGCTGCGACAGGAAGCGCATGTTTTCGCTGAGCCCCAACGCGGGGATCTGCAGGTTCAACCTGACGGTGGCCCGGCAGGGGGCGCGCTTTGTGGTGTCAGGCATGCGCTGTGTGTTCATTCACAGGGTGGGGGGGGCAAAGCAGGATGAATAA